A single window of Aphidius gifuensis isolate YNYX2018 linkage group LG1, ASM1490517v1, whole genome shotgun sequence DNA harbors:
- the LOC122860297 gene encoding TATA-box-binding protein, giving the protein MDQMLPSPGFSIPSIGTPLHQPEEDQQILPTVLQQQQQQQQAQQYQLQQQSIHTPSTNIQSGMMMINQQRPMHYAPSQPFATPQSLMQPQTPQNLMSPAVQPSSQLAPSSIGPSTPGPMTPMTPASADPGILPQLQNIVSTVNLNCRLDLKKIALHARNAEYNPKRFAAVIMRIREPRTTALIFSSGKMVCTGAKSEEDSRLAARKYARIIQKLGFAAKFLDFKIQNMVGSCDVKFPIRLEGLVLTHGQFSSYEPELFPGLIYRMVKPRIVLLIFVSGKVVLTGAKVRQDIYEAFDNIYPILKSFKKT; this is encoded by the exons atggatCAAATGTTACCGAGTCCTGGGTTTAGTATTCCCAGTATTGGAACACCTCTTCATCAACCAGAAGAAGATCAACAAATATTACCAACTGTActtcaacaacagcaacaacaacaacaagcacAACAATATCAACTACAACAACAATCAATTCATACACCAAGTACAAATATACAATCtggaatgatgatgattaatcAACAAAGGCCAATGCATTATGCACCATCACAACCTTTTGCAACTCCACAAAGTCTTATGCAGCCTCAAACACCG caaaatTTAATGTCACCTGCTGTACAGCCATCAAGTCAACTTGCACCTTCATCAATTGGACCTTCAACACCTGGACCTATGACACCAATGACTCCTGCATCAGCAGATCCAGGAATTCTTCCACAATtaca aaatattGTATCAACAGTTAATTTAAACTGTAGATTAGatcttaaaaaaattgcattacaTGCAAGAAATGCTGAATATAATCCAAAACGTTTTGCTGCTGTTATTATGAGAATTCGTGAGCCAAGAACAACAGCATTAATATTTAGTAGTGGAAAAATGGTTTGTACTGGTGCTAAGAGTGAAGAAGATTCACGTTTAGCTGCTCGTAAATATGCAAGAATAATACAAAAACTTGGATTTGCa gcaaaatttttagattttaaaattcaaaatatggTTGGTAGTTGTGATGTTAAATTTCCAATAAGATTAGAGGGTCTTGTATTAACACATGGACAGTTTTCTTCCTATGAACCAGAATTATTTCCTGGTTTAATTTATCGAATGGTTAAACCCAGAATTGTATTGCTTATTTTTGTTTCTGGAAAAGTTGTACTTACag GTGCGA
- the LOC122860296 gene encoding m7GpppX diphosphatase — protein MAEIQQETITSNNTEESKVPDSEIESIPEKTEEVLELLKDVSKFTVKKILKNNTTQKLICIEGALTDREGIALIILEKKVFPNEEEILGEGFFNEQTTATELYRNDIYTKYDFFPEVKHNALKATLIYPATEKHVEQFSSTESYMIEETPELYENVSLPKILKDSEQFSLQWVDNILDGSAEADRVIFNDPDEETGFVMTKDLKWNDELSTLYMLAITRKRIRSIRDLNASHLPLLRHIKEAGTKAIFDKYGVSKSQLRIYFHYQPSFYHLHVHFTTFAVENSGTLTERAHLLTTVIRNIELMPDYYQKAVLTFRAFKLSIYEPYKQYEEEKQLKNE, from the exons ATGGCGGAAATACAACAAGAAACAATTACTTCTAATAATACAGAAGAATCAAAAGTACCTGATTCAGAAATTGAATCAATACCTGAAAAAACTGAAGAGGTATTAGAACTTTTGAAGGATGTATCAAAGtttacagttaaaaaaatattaaaaaataatacaacacaAAAGTTGATATGTATTGAAGGAGCTTTGACTGATCGTGAAGGCATAGCTCTTATTATTCTGGAAAAGAAAGTATTTCCAAATGAGGAAGAAATCCTTGGTGAAGGATTTTTCAATGAACAAACAACAGCAACTGAATTATATCGTAATGATATATACactaaatatgatttttttcctGAAGTTAAACACAATG caTTGAAAGCAACACTCATTTATCCAGCAACTGAAAAGCATGTTGAACAATTTTCATCAACTGAATCATACATGATTGAAGAGACACCAGAGCTCTATGAAAATGTATCATTACCAAAAATTCTAAAAGACTCAGAACAATTTTCATTGCAATGGGTTGATAATATACTTGATGGATCAGCTGAGGCTGATAGAGTCATATTTAATGATCCAGATGAAGAGACTGGATTTGTCATGACAAAGGATCTCAAGTGGAACGATGAGTTATCAACATTGTACATGCTTGCAATCACCAGGAAACGTATCAGATCAATTCGAGATTTAAATGCAAGTCATCTTCCATTGCTGAGACATATCAAAGAAGCTGGAACCAAAgccatttttgataaatatggtGTATCAAAATCACAATTGagaatttatttccattatcaGCCatctttttatcatttacatGTTCATTTTACTACATTTGCTGTTGAAAattcag gAACTTTGACTGAACGTGCACATTTACTTACAACTGTAATTAGAAATATCGAATTAATGCCAGATTACTATCAAAAAGCAGTCTTAACATTTCGtgcttttaaattatcaatttacgAACCTTATAAACaatatgaagaagaaaaacaattaaaaaatgaataa